One Pararhizobium sp. IMCC3301 DNA segment encodes these proteins:
- a CDS encoding TIGR03032 family protein — MTQLATGSDSKPPSKEEQKVDYSLSPGLMQRLASLNVSIAFSSYQSGLLYFLGRDPKGGAHLHQSAMPKPMGLCLDGQGRLTLTGGFQIMRFENVLDANQRVNETFDACYVPRTIHVTGSLDAHDVGIDENGRILFVNTRYNCLATVSSRHSFEPVWRPPFIDALVDEDRCHLNGLAMDGNKPRYVTAVSRSNTIDGWRDRRADGGVVIDIDRNEIVCQGLSMPHSPRIYQDELWILNSGTGELGVIELPEEQGRMGKFKPRTFCPGFLRGLALHGNHAFVGLSKPRYKRFEGLALDQRLKDADSEAWCGIQIIDLTTGTCVDWFRIDGAVSELYDVEIIPGFTCPMAVSPASPEAENLITIERGEVAE, encoded by the coding sequence ATGACCCAGCTGGCAACCGGGTCAGATTCCAAACCGCCATCCAAAGAAGAGCAGAAAGTCGACTATTCCCTGTCTCCCGGTCTGATGCAGCGTTTGGCCAGCCTGAATGTCTCTATTGCTTTTTCCTCCTATCAGTCCGGGCTCCTGTATTTCCTGGGCCGTGATCCAAAGGGTGGAGCGCATCTGCATCAATCCGCCATGCCAAAGCCGATGGGCCTGTGCCTTGATGGACAGGGCAGACTGACGCTGACCGGCGGTTTCCAGATCATGCGATTTGAGAATGTTCTCGATGCCAATCAGCGCGTCAATGAAACATTCGATGCCTGTTATGTTCCCCGAACCATTCATGTAACTGGCAGTCTGGATGCCCATGATGTGGGGATCGATGAGAACGGACGCATCCTGTTCGTCAACACGCGGTATAACTGCCTGGCGACAGTTTCTTCCCGGCACAGTTTTGAACCTGTATGGAGGCCACCGTTCATTGATGCTTTGGTGGATGAGGATCGATGCCATCTCAACGGACTGGCCATGGATGGCAACAAACCGCGTTATGTTACCGCCGTTAGCCGATCCAATACCATCGATGGCTGGCGGGATCGCAGAGCCGATGGTGGAGTTGTTATCGATATCGATCGTAATGAGATTGTCTGCCAAGGCTTGTCGATGCCCCATTCTCCCAGGATCTATCAGGATGAGTTATGGATACTGAACTCTGGCACCGGTGAACTTGGCGTTATCGAGTTGCCAGAAGAACAGGGCAGAATGGGCAAATTCAAGCCCCGGACTTTCTGCCCCGGCTTCCTGAGGGGCCTTGCTCTTCATGGCAATCACGCCTTTGTCGGTCTTTCCAAACCACGCTACAAACGCTTTGAAGGGCTGGCGCTTGATCAAAGGCTGAAAGACGCCGATAGTGAAGCCTGGTGCGGTATCCAGATTATCGATCTGACGACCGGCACCTGTGTCGACTGGTTTCGTATCGATGGGGCAGTTTCTGAGCTCTATGACGTTGAGATCATACCCGGCTTTACCTGCCCGATGGCCGTCTCTCCCGCCTCGCCCGAAGCCGAAAACCTCATCACAATAGAAAGGGGTGAAGTGGCTGAGTGA
- a CDS encoding TRAP transporter fused permease subunit, with protein MTNPNPDSVLGSTVDVAEISDADFAERLFPAEQRKFSGPLGWSVTIAAASLSLITLYFAFTATIGEIATRSLHLFFTIPLTFLLYPAFKSARGNRLSLLDCTFALIGAVVFAWAFFSQDRYLNRYVGFDEVPLTDIVLGLLALFVIFEATRRTVGGVIVSLNLIFILYAVTGPYWPGLFEHRGVPLPELIETLYMDTTGIFNFVTGIMATFLFVFLLFGTLLRATGGDAVFTNLALSIAGHKRGGPAKVAVISSALMGMLSGSSISNVATTGTMTIPLMKRTGYKPHEAAAIEVVASVGGGLTPPLMGAGAFVMASLTSEPLAKILLYSIAPAILYYFSIYVFTDIKAAQRNLKGLDKSLLPSLSVTLLQGWHIIAAISTLIALLLMDYTPFFSAGACVVATFVMALTRKSTRISLRKMITTLEAGARVALSISALLASAAIIYGVVVQTGLLIKITSILLKFSDGSVLIAVVLIGLISYVVGMGMPVTASYVIIAALGAPFLQDLGLSVLAAHLIIFWFAQDSTITPPICMTAFVGARIAGSDPMQTGWECVKLGKALYLIPLVFAFGSLLDSNIYEIIFDVLCLFISFWAMQVALTGYWNRPLGPGFRLAYAAIAGCAFYATVGGYEEGAIFALIAAFSALMMVFAIPRMIRFQEPKPVQNHDTETPE; from the coding sequence ATGACAAATCCAAATCCTGATTCCGTGCTTGGTTCGACTGTTGACGTTGCGGAAATATCTGATGCCGACTTCGCAGAGCGGCTGTTTCCTGCAGAGCAACGCAAGTTTTCAGGGCCACTTGGGTGGTCTGTCACAATCGCTGCTGCGTCGCTGTCGCTGATCACGCTCTACTTCGCCTTCACGGCCACGATTGGTGAAATCGCAACACGCAGCCTGCATCTGTTTTTTACCATACCTCTGACATTCCTGCTGTATCCGGCTTTCAAATCGGCTCGAGGGAACCGACTGTCACTGCTCGATTGCACATTTGCGTTGATCGGGGCCGTGGTCTTTGCATGGGCATTCTTTTCGCAGGATCGCTATCTCAACCGCTATGTCGGATTTGACGAGGTGCCACTGACAGACATTGTTCTTGGTCTTTTGGCGCTCTTCGTCATTTTCGAGGCAACCCGGCGAACGGTCGGCGGGGTCATTGTTTCTCTCAACCTGATCTTCATTCTCTACGCGGTGACCGGGCCCTACTGGCCTGGCTTGTTCGAGCACCGCGGCGTGCCGCTGCCGGAATTGATTGAAACGCTGTATATGGATACGACCGGTATCTTTAATTTCGTCACCGGCATCATGGCGACGTTTTTGTTCGTGTTCCTGCTCTTCGGGACATTGTTGCGCGCCACAGGCGGGGACGCGGTTTTCACAAACCTGGCGCTTTCCATTGCGGGTCACAAACGTGGTGGCCCCGCGAAGGTGGCCGTTATTTCATCCGCGTTGATGGGGATGCTGTCCGGATCGTCGATCTCGAATGTGGCAACCACCGGGACCATGACAATCCCCTTGATGAAGCGGACAGGCTACAAGCCCCACGAAGCTGCAGCGATCGAAGTTGTCGCTTCAGTTGGGGGAGGGCTCACTCCACCACTGATGGGGGCCGGTGCCTTCGTCATGGCAAGTTTGACAAGCGAACCGCTTGCAAAAATTCTGTTGTACTCCATCGCGCCGGCCATTCTGTATTACTTTTCCATCTATGTATTTACCGACATCAAGGCCGCTCAACGAAACCTGAAAGGTCTGGACAAGTCATTGCTTCCAAGCCTGTCCGTTACGCTGCTTCAGGGCTGGCACATCATTGCCGCGATCAGCACTTTGATCGCATTGCTGTTGATGGATTACACACCTTTCTTCTCGGCGGGCGCCTGTGTGGTGGCGACGTTTGTTATGGCGCTTACCCGCAAGTCCACACGTATCAGTTTGCGCAAGATGATCACCACCCTGGAGGCTGGAGCGCGTGTTGCCCTGAGCATTTCGGCGCTGTTGGCGAGTGCCGCTATTATCTACGGCGTTGTTGTGCAGACCGGGCTGCTGATCAAGATCACTTCAATCCTGTTGAAGTTTTCCGACGGTTCGGTCCTGATTGCAGTCGTCCTGATCGGGCTCATCAGCTACGTCGTGGGAATGGGAATGCCGGTGACTGCATCCTACGTGATCATTGCTGCACTCGGCGCGCCCTTTCTTCAGGATCTTGGGCTGTCCGTACTGGCAGCGCACCTTATCATTTTCTGGTTTGCGCAGGATTCCACCATAACGCCACCCATATGTATGACAGCATTTGTAGGGGCCAGAATTGCCGGGTCCGACCCAATGCAAACCGGTTGGGAGTGCGTGAAACTGGGTAAGGCTCTCTACCTGATCCCGCTCGTATTTGCGTTTGGAAGCCTGCTGGATTCGAACATTTACGAGATCATTTTTGATGTATTGTGCCTGTTTATCAGCTTCTGGGCAATGCAGGTTGCGCTGACCGGATACTGGAACCGGCCTCTGGGTCCGGGGTTTAGGCTGGCATACGCTGCCATCGCCGGTTGTGCGTTCTACGCGACCGTCGGCGGATACGAAGAGGGAGCGATATTTGCTTTGATTGCCGCTTTCAGCGCACTGATGATGGTGTTCGCCATCCCGCGAATGATACGCTTTCAGGAGCCCAAACCCGTGCAGAATCACGATACTGAAACGCCGGAATGA
- the rpmA gene encoding 50S ribosomal protein L27, giving the protein MAHKKAGGSSRNGRDSAGRRLGVKKFGGEAVIPGNIILRQRGTKWHPGSGVGMGKDHTIFAKDMGNVKFQAKANGRTYVSVLPMMEAAE; this is encoded by the coding sequence ATGGCACATAAAAAAGCAGGCGGATCATCACGCAACGGGCGCGATTCAGCAGGCCGTCGTCTTGGCGTGAAGAAATTCGGCGGCGAAGCCGTGATTCCAGGCAACATTATCCTGCGTCAGCGCGGCACCAAGTGGCATCCCGGCTCTGGCGTCGGCATGGGCAAAGATCACACCATTTTTGCCAAGGATATGGGCAACGTGAAGTTCCAGGCCAAAGCAAACGGCCGAACCTACGTGTCCGTACTTCCGATGATGGAAGCAGCAGAGTAA
- a CDS encoding TAXI family TRAP transporter solute-binding subunit has product MFRIKNFSGYRIQCTTVDLIAAAQSFLSVPEEQIMKLSKFLFTAAAGLLLVGGQGLAQDAEHKSATFISGGPTGTWFPTATAISEMVNENYSGQPVSTIPGKGAIGNPLSVGSGKADFGLSYGPFLLAIYNGNNPILESEGLKNLRVIANVVPNTVQIVLAGDVDDDAFSKVKDGGEVRIGVGAKGSSNLFGIERIMEEYGTNFEGIETAGGRVMEGQQQGLLDAFLNRQIDIYTNTVGIKSSDLQQALAARDARLFDMPETIRDEMVNNWGYVKFDIPAGTYSGQDTPIKSLNLSTVVFTTEEMDEEIVYTMVKEMAENRDRLISAYGGFENWQPELMPMGHPIPTHPGALRYFKEAGWIE; this is encoded by the coding sequence TTGTTCCGTATAAAAAACTTTAGTGGGTATCGGATTCAATGCACCACGGTGGATTTGATTGCGGCCGCCCAAAGTTTTTTATCAGTGCCAGAGGAGCAAATTATGAAACTTTCGAAATTCCTATTTACCGCGGCAGCAGGGCTGTTGCTGGTGGGCGGGCAGGGTCTTGCGCAAGATGCAGAGCACAAATCCGCAACCTTCATTTCAGGCGGCCCCACCGGAACATGGTTTCCAACGGCAACCGCCATCTCCGAAATGGTCAATGAAAATTACTCCGGGCAGCCGGTCAGCACAATTCCAGGTAAAGGGGCGATCGGTAACCCATTGTCTGTTGGCAGTGGCAAAGCTGATTTCGGGCTTTCATATGGTCCATTTCTGTTGGCAATCTACAATGGCAACAATCCCATTCTTGAAAGTGAGGGTTTGAAAAACCTTCGGGTGATTGCCAATGTGGTCCCAAATACGGTTCAAATCGTCCTGGCTGGCGACGTTGACGACGATGCATTCTCCAAGGTCAAGGACGGGGGTGAAGTCCGTATCGGCGTCGGTGCCAAAGGATCGTCGAACCTGTTTGGCATTGAGCGTATAATGGAAGAGTACGGGACCAATTTTGAAGGAATTGAGACCGCTGGCGGCAGGGTCATGGAAGGCCAGCAACAAGGCCTGCTCGACGCATTTTTGAACCGTCAGATCGACATTTACACGAACACGGTTGGTATCAAATCAAGCGACCTGCAGCAGGCACTCGCTGCCCGTGACGCGCGTCTGTTTGATATGCCCGAGACCATTCGCGACGAGATGGTCAATAATTGGGGCTATGTCAAATTTGACATTCCCGCCGGCACCTATTCCGGCCAGGATACGCCGATCAAATCACTCAACCTTTCAACTGTGGTGTTTACCACCGAAGAAATGGACGAAGAGATCGTGTACACCATGGTCAAGGAAATGGCCGAAAATCGCGACCGCCTGATTTCGGCCTATGGTGGCTTTGAAAACTGGCAACCGGAGCTGATGCCCATGGGGCACCCGATCCCAACCCATCCTGGTGCGTTGCGTTACTTCAAGGAAGCCGGCTGGATAGAATAG
- a CDS encoding autotransporter outer membrane beta-barrel domain-containing protein, with the protein MLSITTNGVTTGNTDEGIIAGNSNGTSLTIDAAETTGGDYGIRALNGGNDLLSITTSGVTTGTSRDGINARNTGTSLTIDAAETTGGRDGIYAFNTGSGLLSITTSGVTTGTSRDGINARNYYSSLTIDAAETTGRRFGIYASNTGPGLLSITTSGVTTSTGLDGINAHNINGTSLTIDAAETTGQRVGINASNLGSEFLSITTSGVTTGKTDYGIYARNLNGTWLTIDAAETTGRRFGILARNYGRDLLSITTSGATTGNINDGIYARNDGTSLTIDAAETTGGRDGIRIGHQGSGNLLVRMDGAVYGGTYGVHNESSSQGGAFTITSGGSLSGGSGVALQDNADGTNGNAASSLSVYGGLKDDAVMGAGSDMITIHTDASVAAGVDLDGGDATTTGNDDDLVFNGWTGALDGQIINFELVDLTNNSNVTFSGASIGQDANSAVLLFEVEDGSTAFFQNSFLINGNFNNFGALDLSTANLVADTVLTITGNYAAASDLLLDVVLNDGGLTNVQPNDQAFADQMIVQGSVSNVTSVFINNTGGAGAATDRNGNGLVDPDEGILIVQVEGNNQGNINDAAPLEDSTAATGTLSRHFVLGAAGNTFSNPDTGRQNVVPGGVYAYDIYAINPDASQNDVWDFVLAAAFQPAAPVYEALQAALLSMETMPTLQQRVGNRYWSSYGGSRLGTDGAIVSGFGADGDASLTQPSAVWARIEAGHQRIDPDSSTTSSYYTIDQWQMKGGVEGLVLGDAGGNALIAGLTAHFGASQTSVNSPFGNGSIDLTGYGVGATMTWYRENGLYLDGQGQYSWYEGDLSSGILGELSDDLQGTGYSLSIEAGQRMEIGNGRVITPQAQLVWASVEFDDFSGPFGETVELEDGDNLKGRVGISTEYERMWQAANGDNRRSNLYTLANLHYQFIEETRVEVSSTQLSSAADRLSGELGVGGSYVWGNGQYSLYSEASAATSLENPGNSNRFKGNVGIRMKW; encoded by the coding sequence TTGCTCTCCATCACCACCAACGGCGTCACCACCGGCAACACTGATGAAGGTATTATTGCCGGCAATTCTAATGGCACTTCGTTAACCATCGATGCGGCTGAAACAACCGGGGGCGATTATGGCATTCGTGCCCTCAATGGTGGCAATGATTTACTCTCCATCACCACCAGCGGCGTTACCACCGGCACAAGTAGGGATGGCATTAATGCCCGCAATACTGGCACGTCCCTGACCATCGATGCGGCTGAAACAACCGGGGGGCGGGATGGCATTTATGCCTTCAATACTGGCAGTGGTTTGCTCTCCATCACCACCAGCGGCGTGACCACCGGCACAAGTAGGGATGGCATTAATGCCCGCAATTATTACTCTTCCCTGACCATCGATGCGGCTGAAACAACCGGGCGAAGATTTGGCATCTATGCCAGCAATACTGGCCCTGGTTTGCTCTCCATCACCACCAGTGGCGTGACTACCAGCACAGGTTTGGATGGCATTAATGCCCACAATATTAATGGCACGTCCCTGACCATCGATGCGGCTGAAACAACCGGGCAAAGAGTGGGCATTAATGCCAGCAATCTTGGCAGTGAGTTCCTGTCGATCACCACCAGCGGCGTCACAACCGGCAAAACTGATTACGGTATTTATGCCCGCAATTTGAATGGCACTTGGTTAACCATCGATGCGGCTGAAACAACCGGGCGAAGATTTGGCATTCTTGCCCGCAATTATGGCCGTGATTTGCTCTCCATCACCACCAGCGGCGCGACCACCGGCAATATTAATGACGGTATTTATGCCCGCAATGATGGCACCTCCCTGACCATCGATGCGGCTGAAACAACCGGGGGGCGGGATGGCATCAGAATTGGCCATCAGGGCTCCGGCAATCTCCTCGTCAGGATGGATGGCGCTGTCTACGGCGGCACATATGGCGTTCATAACGAGAGCTCCTCTCAAGGCGGGGCCTTCACCATCACGTCTGGTGGCTCGCTGAGCGGCGGCAGCGGTGTTGCATTGCAGGATAATGCCGATGGCACCAATGGCAATGCGGCCAGTTCCCTCAGCGTTTACGGTGGGCTGAAGGACGATGCTGTTATGGGTGCGGGCTCGGATATGATCACCATCCATACCGATGCAAGCGTTGCCGCTGGCGTCGACCTTGACGGCGGGGATGCTACCACCACCGGAAACGATGACGATTTGGTCTTTAATGGCTGGACGGGTGCGCTCGATGGTCAAATCATCAATTTCGAATTGGTCGATTTGACCAATAATTCCAATGTCACATTTTCCGGAGCGAGTATCGGTCAGGATGCCAATAGCGCGGTGCTGCTTTTTGAAGTAGAGGATGGATCAACAGCATTTTTCCAGAACTCATTTCTGATCAATGGCAATTTCAACAATTTCGGAGCTCTGGATTTGTCGACTGCCAATCTGGTTGCCGATACCGTTTTGACTATCACCGGAAACTACGCTGCTGCCTCCGATCTGTTGCTGGATGTTGTCTTGAACGATGGCGGCTTGACCAACGTGCAACCAAACGATCAGGCCTTTGCCGACCAGATGATTGTCCAGGGCAGTGTGTCGAACGTCACCAGTGTTTTCATCAACAATACGGGCGGAGCCGGGGCTGCGACGGACCGCAATGGCAACGGTTTGGTCGATCCGGATGAGGGCATTTTGATCGTTCAGGTCGAGGGCAACAATCAGGGCAATATCAATGACGCGGCACCGCTTGAAGACAGCACAGCGGCAACCGGAACGCTGTCCCGGCATTTTGTCCTGGGCGCGGCGGGCAATACTTTCAGCAACCCCGATACCGGTAGACAGAATGTTGTTCCCGGTGGCGTTTATGCCTATGATATCTATGCGATCAATCCCGACGCTTCTCAAAATGACGTGTGGGATTTTGTGCTGGCGGCAGCCTTTCAGCCGGCCGCCCCGGTTTACGAAGCGCTTCAGGCAGCACTGCTCTCGATGGAAACGATGCCAACGCTGCAGCAGCGCGTTGGCAACCGCTACTGGTCGAGTTATGGCGGGTCGCGGCTTGGCACCGATGGCGCAATTGTCTCCGGCTTTGGCGCTGATGGCGATGCCTCGCTCACCCAACCCAGCGCCGTCTGGGCCCGCATAGAGGCGGGACATCAGCGGATCGATCCAGACAGTTCGACCACTTCCTCGTACTATACAATCGATCAATGGCAGATGAAGGGCGGGGTTGAAGGATTGGTCTTGGGCGATGCCGGCGGTAATGCACTGATCGCCGGGTTGACCGCTCACTTTGGCGCATCCCAAACAAGCGTGAACTCGCCTTTTGGCAATGGTTCCATTGATTTGACCGGCTATGGCGTTGGCGCAACCATGACATGGTATCGGGAAAACGGTCTTTATCTGGACGGGCAGGGCCAGTATTCCTGGTATGAGGGCGATCTTTCCTCCGGCATTCTTGGCGAACTCTCCGACGATCTGCAAGGCACAGGCTATTCCCTGTCCATCGAAGCAGGCCAGCGCATGGAAATTGGCAATGGCAGGGTTATCACACCCCAGGCCCAGCTTGTCTGGGCCTCTGTCGAATTCGACGATTTTAGCGGACCGTTTGGCGAAACGGTTGAACTTGAGGACGGCGACAATTTAAAAGGACGTGTCGGTATTTCAACCGAGTACGAAAGAATGTGGCAGGCCGCAAATGGCGATAACCGTCGTTCCAACCTTTATACCCTCGCCAATCTGCACTATCAATTTATTGAAGAAACGAGGGTAGAGGTTTCCAGCACGCAGCTTTCAAGCGCTGCGGACCGGCTTTCCGGCGAGCTTGGTGTTGGCGGCTCATATGTGTGGGGTAACGGGCAATACTCGCTTTATAGTGAAGCATCTGCAGCCACCAGCCTTGAGAACCCCGGCAATTCCAACCGCTTCAAGGGGAATGTCGGCATCAGGATGAAATGGTGA
- a CDS encoding GNAT family N-acetyltransferase encodes MFKGLVKDAVPLGLETGHVDIVTDRLRLSPLGPEHRSTVVAALSDGVVARNLTRVPYPYTGEDFDRSAAEFSETGREGELRLAISDWKTGAFLGVIGLRSGEQHPEIGYWLARLYWDKGIMREAAAALLDHIFALSEQTVIRAGYFVDNQRSEKVLGFLGFREIGSSRVYSLARGEDVDHRDMELTREAYFGTGSKSDGAWHRAQNRADSYTMNY; translated from the coding sequence ATGTTCAAGGGACTTGTGAAAGATGCAGTGCCGCTTGGTCTGGAAACAGGCCATGTCGACATTGTCACCGACCGTTTGCGCCTGTCACCGCTGGGTCCGGAGCACCGTAGTACTGTTGTAGCGGCGCTGTCGGACGGGGTCGTGGCGCGCAATCTGACGCGGGTGCCGTATCCCTATACGGGCGAGGATTTTGACCGCTCTGCAGCGGAATTTTCTGAAACCGGCCGCGAAGGCGAGTTGCGTCTGGCGATAAGTGACTGGAAAACCGGGGCATTTCTTGGCGTCATTGGACTGCGCAGCGGGGAACAGCATCCCGAGATCGGCTATTGGCTGGCCAGACTTTACTGGGACAAGGGCATCATGAGAGAAGCTGCCGCCGCGCTGCTTGACCATATTTTTGCGCTGAGCGAGCAGACGGTCATCCGGGCCGGGTATTTTGTCGACAATCAGCGTTCGGAGAAGGTGCTTGGCTTTCTCGGCTTCCGCGAAATCGGCAGCAGCAGGGTCTACAGTCTTGCCAGAGGTGAGGATGTGGACCATAGAGACATGGAACTGACGCGCGAAGCCTATTTCGGCACAGGGTCGAAATCCGACGGCGCGTGGCACCGGGCGCAGAACCGCGCCGATTCCTATACGATGAATTACTAG
- a CDS encoding IS630 family transposase (programmed frameshift), translating into MPTAIPLRCDFDAPTLRRLARRCRDNRQIRRLLALAAVYEGMNRTDAARIGGMDRQTLRDWVHRFNEDGPDGLTNRSGAGRPRLLSDEQMLELAQIVETGPERKINGVVRWRRIDLVRMISERFGVMCSQSVVSDYLAELGFSHISGRPQHPAQNPQVIEAFKKNFANTLAAHIADLPEGTPVEVWFQDEARIGQKNGRVRIWAKKGTRPRLPADQRYQNTYLFGAICPKRGTGAALVLPSANTEAMQLHLDEISKYVARKAHAVVLMDRAGWHTTSKLNVPKNITIILLPSKSPELNPVENIWQYLRANWLSNCVFKDYTAIVDAACDAWNNLIHHPEVITSIGMRNWAHVGQ; encoded by the exons ATGCCTACTGCCATACCGCTTCGCTGTGATTTTGATGCTCCTACTCTGCGCCGGCTTGCGCGTCGATGTCGTGACAACCGTCAGATACGCCGGTTGCTTGCGTTGGCCGCTGTGTACGAAGGTATGAACCGGACAGATGCGGCGCGGATTGGCGGGATGGATCGTCAAACGCTGCGCGATTGGGTGCATCGCTTCAACGAAGATGGCCCTGATGGATTGACCAACCGCTCAGGAGCCGGACGCCCTCGTTTGCTGAGCGATGAGCAAATGCTGGAACTGGCGCAGATTGTCGAAACGGGACCAGAGCGAAAGATAAATGGTGTTGTGCGGTGGCGGCGCATTGATCTGGTTCGGATGATCAGCGAACGGTTCGGGGTAATGTGCTCTCAAAGCGTCGTCTCCGATTATCTGGCTGAGCTCGGCTTTTCCCATATCTCAGGCCGTCCGCAGCATCCTGCTCAAAATCCGCAGGTGATCGAGGCTTTCA AAAAAAACTTCGCCAATACGCTCGCAGCCCACATAGCCGACCTGCCGGAGGGCACTCCAGTTGAGGTGTGGTTCCAGGACGAAGCTCGTATTGGACAAAAGAACGGACGCGTCCGTATCTGGGCGAAGAAAGGAACTCGACCACGCCTGCCTGCCGACCAGCGTTACCAGAACACCTACCTGTTCGGTGCCATTTGTCCCAAGCGCGGAACAGGTGCGGCTTTGGTCCTGCCCTCCGCCAATACCGAAGCGATGCAATTGCACCTCGATGAGATCAGCAAATATGTCGCCCGCAAGGCCCATGCAGTGGTGCTGATGGATCGCGCAGGCTGGCACACGACAAGCAAACTCAACGTACCCAAAAACATCACCATCATCTTGCTGCCGTCAAAGTCGCCAGAGCTGAACCCGGTCGAAAACATCTGGCAATACCTTCGGGCAAACTGGCTCTCAAACTGCGTCTTCAAAGACTACACCGCTATCGTCGATGCAGCATGCGATGCATGGAACAATCTCATCCATCATCCAGAAGTCATCACATCAATCGGAATGAGAAACTGGGCTCATGTGGGTCAGTGA
- a CDS encoding 50S ribosomal protein L21, with protein MFAVIKTGGKQYRVAADDEITIERLAGEAGDTIEFKEVLMVGGADAPLIGAPTVDGASVVAEIVRQARGDKIIIFKKRRRQNSRRRNGHRQDLTIVRVTDILTDGKSAPKKAKKAAPKADDAKEDAAKEDAAKKDAPKAEAAKAEKPKAEKPKAAKAAKADDAAPAALFTAPDGEADDLKKISGVGPVLEKKLNALGITKYAQVAAFTEDDVSRVDDALSFKGRIDREDWIGQAKALAEG; from the coding sequence ATGTTCGCAGTCATCAAAACAGGGGGCAAGCAATACCGCGTTGCCGCCGATGATGAAATTACAATCGAGCGTCTTGCCGGTGAAGCCGGTGATACGATTGAATTCAAAGAAGTGCTGATGGTTGGTGGTGCGGATGCACCGCTGATTGGCGCGCCCACCGTGGATGGTGCAAGTGTTGTGGCCGAGATCGTGCGCCAGGCACGCGGCGACAAGATCATCATCTTCAAAAAGCGCCGCCGGCAGAATTCGCGCCGCCGCAACGGGCACCGTCAGGATCTGACGATTGTGCGCGTTACCGATATTCTGACAGACGGAAAATCGGCTCCGAAGAAAGCCAAAAAAGCCGCCCCAAAAGCGGATGATGCCAAAGAAGATGCCGCCAAAGAAGACGCTGCCAAAAAAGACGCGCCAAAAGCTGAAGCTGCCAAAGCTGAAAAGCCGAAAGCTGAAAAGCCGAAAGCTGCCAAGGCGGCAAAGGCTGATGATGCGGCTCCAGCGGCTCTGTTCACAGCGCCTGATGGCGAAGCGGATGATTTGAAGAAAATATCCGGTGTCGGTCCGGTTCTGGAGAAGAAGCTGAATGCACTGGGCATCACCAAATACGCTCAGGTTGCAGCCTTCACGGAAGACGATGTAAGCCGGGTTGACGATGCGCTGTCATTCAAGGGCCGCATCGACCGGGAAGACTGGATCGGTCAGGCCAAGGCGCTTGCCGAAGGCTGA